A single window of Pungitius pungitius chromosome 20, fPunPun2.1, whole genome shotgun sequence DNA harbors:
- the LOC119195376 gene encoding F-box only protein 30-like: MEEDHVHCMSCVNQRCQLRPQLGISCDLIACPLLCGAVFHSCKVDEHHLMCTLMRVPCLNRSYGCPITLVRNQMYAHLEVCPAGVVCCTMEWNRWPVSCLDYTSYESLSHGVEEVEQLDMALALQDQRTLLESLKVITMAPTAEGEPLVPVSKGTSATDSAFLASAPQASTATESPTTQSPSSRSSQPPSQPPSQPPPQPPPHASAKERIAGGINGLNEENFGELYEATLETARSLVAALDFVSSANSANSSKDCIESGSSNYVKNGPDVKTLSGGLNEKETAEQSVCSGCLRGTGAAMGTALKTVETTNELSGGMEACLETDRPVEVNEDMNAGVSQEPATPPMASPLHVSHGVAQKAAHVVRGHCGPVVLGRKSDNYHFFRDQGQCSLPNGRVGFTPERSRYRPRPKTDDKAVDTSDLEQVDDPMGLGEVDLITAALLFCLEESRECRRISDTVYADGCRVGFGTQTFTFPAAILVTNTRVGEIASASACDHAAPQLSYPSPLRTLRLGLVLEAPEVDAVPHNRYLPLNPRYQHMFPFVCGQSLRRDQFSSHFTNVHGDIHAGLNGWLEHRCPLAYYGCTFSQQRFYPSTEGAKVVHDRHLKSFGIQPCPRAKFPSDFHSDQFSGLPIEIFCHIAGFLDSFSLCQLSLVSRTMREVCASLLQTRGIVELQWERRRRPGALGIVSWEVKNRVWRFSTAFTPVLSWGFTDLPSMSNHLKKCPFNNVEHKTQPVPLPAMYTPRDSHSLHLVRRHINA, translated from the exons atggaggaggaccaTGTTCACTGTATGTCCTGCGTTAATCAGAGATGCCAGCTCAGACCTCAACTGGGAATTTCTTGTGATCTTATCGCCTGTCCCCTGCTGTGTGGGGCTGTATTTCACTCCTGCAAAGTTGACGAGCACCACCTCATGTGCACACTGATGAGGGTTCCCTGCCTAAACCGTAGCTACGGCTGCCCCATCACCCTTGTTCGCAACCAAATGTATGCACACCTGGAAGTGTGTCCAGCTGGAGTCGTATGCTGCACAATGGAGTGGAACAGATGGCCCGTTAGCTGCTTGGACTATACTTCCTATGAGAGCCTGAGCcatggggtggaggaggtggagcagctaGACATGGCACTTGCTCTTCAGGACCAGCGTACACTACTCGAGTCCCTCAAGGTGATCACCATGGCGCCTACTGCAGAAGGAGAGCCCCTCGTCCCTGTTAGTAAGGGCACGAGTGCAACAGACTCGGCTTTCCTTGCATCCGCGCCGCAGGCCTCCACCGCCACGGAGTCACCCACCACACAGTCACCGTCCTCACGTTCGTCACAACCTCCGTCACAACCTCCGTCACAACCTCCGCCACAACCTCCGCCACACGCCTCGGCAAAGGAGCGAATTGCCGGTGGGATTAATGGCTTGAACGAGGAAAACTTTGGTGAACTCTACGAGGCCACATTGGAGACTGCGAGAAGCTTAGTTGCTGCTTTGGACTTTGTTAGCAGTGCGAACTCTGCCAACAGCAGCAAAGACTGTATCGAGAGTGGCTCAAGCAACTACGTCAAGAACGGACCCGACGTAAAAACGCTCTCTGgtggtttgaatgaaaaagagacGGCCGAGCAAAGTGTTTGTTCCGGCTGTTTGAGAGGAACTGGGGCTGCGATGGGAACAGCTCTAAAGACTGTAGAGACAACAAATGAACTCTCAGGAGGAATGGAGGCCTGTCTGGAGACGGACCGCCCTGTTGAGGTGAACGAGGACATGAACGCTGGAGTTTCCCAGGAACCAGCCACGCCCCCGATGGCATCTCCACTGCATGTCAGCCATGGGGTGGCACAGAAGGCTGCTCATGTGGTCCGCGGACACTGTGGGCCAGTGGTTTTAGGGCGAAAGTCGGACAACTACCATTTTTTTAGGGACCAGGGCCAATGTTCACTACCTAACGGACGTGTAGGTTTCACCCCGGAGAGGTCGAGGTATCGACCTCGACCCAAAACGGACGACAAGGCAGTAGACACCTCGGATCTGGAACAGGTTGACGACCCCATGGGTCTGGGAGAAGTCGATCTGATCACAGCAGCGCTGCTCTTCTGCTTAGAGGAGTCCAGAGAGTGCAGGAGGATCTCTGACACGGTCTACGCTGATGGCTGCCGCGTTGGCTTCGGAACGCAGACTTTCACTTTCCCTGCAGCCATCTTGGTGACCAACACCAGAGTGGGTGAAATCGCCTCCGCATCCGCCTGTGACCACGCTGCCCCACAGCTCTCCTATCCGAGCCCCCTCCGCACCCTCCGCCTGGGCCTCGTGCTGGAGGCGCCGGAGGTCGACGCCGTCCCGCACAACCGCTACCTCCCTCTCAACCCCCGCTACCAGCACATGTTCCCGTTCGTCTGTGGCCAGTCGTTGCGCCGGGACCAGTTTTCTTCCCATTTCACAAATGTCCACGGCGACATTCACGCCGGGCTCAATGGTTGGCTGGAGCACCGCTGCCCCCTGGCATATTATGGCTGTACGTTTTCTCAGCAGAGGTTTTACCCGTCTACAGAGGGGGCCAAAGTGGTTCATGACAGGCACCTCAAGTCCTTCGGGATCCAGCCTTGCCCGAGGGCAAAATTTCCGAGTGACTTCCACTCCGACCAATTTAGTGGGCTTCCCATTGAGATATTCTGCCACATAGCCGGGTTCCTGGACAGTTTCAGCCTGTGCCAGCTGTCACTGGTGTCACGGACGATGAGGGAGGTGTGCGCCAGTCTCCTCCAGACCCGGGGCATCGTGGAGCTGCAGTGGGAGCGGAGACGACGCCCCGGTGCCCTCGGCATCGTGTCCTGGGAGGTTAAAAACAGA GTGTGGAGATTCAGCACGGCTTTCACCCCCGTGCTGTCTTGGGGTTTCACCGACCTCCCCAGCATGTCGAACCACCTTAAGAAGTGCCCCTTCAACAACGTGGAGCACAAGACGCAGCCTGTCCCGCTCCCCGCCATGTACACCCCACGAGACAGCCACTCGCTGCACCTCGTCCGCCGTCACATCAACGCCTGA
- the epm2a gene encoding laforin isoform X2, which produces MLFRFGVILTPKSSDVRVYVLGSRREMGEWDPRAAIQMRASQDPVLSTHEPCLWIGDVELAEPFKDSLWFKFVQRVRGSCILEGSGPSHDRCCSYDERNIVDGVYCHPIGHWIEETGHTDEMKHTANFYFSVSGQKAIHFSRVLPRVWLGSCPRQVEHVTIKMKHDLGITAVMNFQTECDVVNNSGGCRRNFGEAMTPETMMHLYKDCGLVYVWMPTPDMSTEAGVRAADPRGLSAPCAIVFFLQVGSGCFPRLCSCCTASWRTGTLSTSTVTLA; this is translated from the exons ATGTTATTCCGGTTTGGGGTCATTCTCACCCCGAAGTCCTCGGATGTTCGGGTCTATGTTTTGGGTTCGCGTAGGGAAATGGGTGAGTGGGACCCGCGCGCAGCGATCCAGATGAGAGCCTCGCAGGACCCTGTGCTGTCCACGCATGAACCGTGTCTGTGGATCGGAGACGTGGAGCTGGCAGAGCCCTTCAAAGACTCACTGTGGTTCAAGTTTGTCCAAAGAGTCCGCGGCTCTTGTATCTTGGAag GAAGTGGTCCGAGCCATGACCGGTGTTGTTCATATGACGAGAGGAACATTGTGGATGGAGTGTACTGCCATCCGATTGGTCACTGGATAGAGGAAACAGGACACACAGATGAGATGAAACACACCGCCAACTTCTACTTCAGTGTGTCCGGTCAGAAGGCCATTCACTTCTCCAG GGTGCTGCCACGCGTTTGGCTGGGAAGCTGCCCTCGACAGGTGGAACACGTGACGATAAAGATGAAGCACGACTTGGGCATCACGGCGGTGATGAACTTCCAGACAGAGTGCGATGTGGTGAACAACTCCGGCGGCTGCAGGCGCAACTTCGGTGAAGCCATGACACCGGAGACCATGATGCATCTGTACAAAGACTGCGGCCTGGTGTACGTGTGGATGCCCACGCCCGACATGAGCACGGAGG CCGGGGTCCGAGCCGCCGACCCTCGCGGCCTCTCCGCTCCGTGCGCCATCGTCTTCTTTCTGCAGGTCGGATCCGGATGCTTCCCCAGGCTGTGTTCCTGCTGCACGGCCTCTTGGAGAACGGGCACACTGTCTACGTCCACTGTAACGCTGGCGTAG
- the epm2a gene encoding laforin isoform X1 has translation MLFRFGVILTPKSSDVRVYVLGSRREMGEWDPRAAIQMRASQDPVLSTHEPCLWIGDVELAEPFKDSLWFKFVQRVRGSCILEGSGPSHDRCCSYDERNIVDGVYCHPIGHWIEETGHTDEMKHTANFYFSVSGQKAIHFSRVLPRVWLGSCPRQVEHVTIKMKHDLGITAVMNFQTECDVVNNSGGCRRNFGEAMTPETMMHLYKDCGLVYVWMPTPDMSTEGRIRMLPQAVFLLHGLLENGHTVYVHCNAGVGRSAAAVCGLLVYVLGYSLRKAQYLVAARRPAVYVDEEALLRAQADFTQKFGQLRSSVSHPHT, from the exons ATGTTATTCCGGTTTGGGGTCATTCTCACCCCGAAGTCCTCGGATGTTCGGGTCTATGTTTTGGGTTCGCGTAGGGAAATGGGTGAGTGGGACCCGCGCGCAGCGATCCAGATGAGAGCCTCGCAGGACCCTGTGCTGTCCACGCATGAACCGTGTCTGTGGATCGGAGACGTGGAGCTGGCAGAGCCCTTCAAAGACTCACTGTGGTTCAAGTTTGTCCAAAGAGTCCGCGGCTCTTGTATCTTGGAag GAAGTGGTCCGAGCCATGACCGGTGTTGTTCATATGACGAGAGGAACATTGTGGATGGAGTGTACTGCCATCCGATTGGTCACTGGATAGAGGAAACAGGACACACAGATGAGATGAAACACACCGCCAACTTCTACTTCAGTGTGTCCGGTCAGAAGGCCATTCACTTCTCCAG GGTGCTGCCACGCGTTTGGCTGGGAAGCTGCCCTCGACAGGTGGAACACGTGACGATAAAGATGAAGCACGACTTGGGCATCACGGCGGTGATGAACTTCCAGACAGAGTGCGATGTGGTGAACAACTCCGGCGGCTGCAGGCGCAACTTCGGTGAAGCCATGACACCGGAGACCATGATGCATCTGTACAAAGACTGCGGCCTGGTGTACGTGTGGATGCCCACGCCCGACATGAGCACGGAGG GTCGGATCCGGATGCTTCCCCAGGCTGTGTTCCTGCTGCACGGCCTCTTGGAGAACGGGCACACTGTCTACGTCCACTGTAACGCTGGCGTAGGCCGGTCGGCGGCAGCGGTGTGCGGCCTGCTGGTGTACGTCCTCGGCTACAGCCTGAGGAAGGCGCAGTACTTGGTGGCAGCCAGGAGGCCGGCAGTGTACGTCGACGAGGAGGCTTTGCTCCGGGCCCAGGCAGATTTCACTCAGAAGTTTGGACAACTACGATCCTCCGTCTCTCACCCGCACACATGA
- the epm2a gene encoding laforin isoform X3 has protein sequence MNRVCGSETWSWQSPSKTHCGSSLSKESAALVSWKSPPSPGSGPSHDRCCSYDERNIVDGVYCHPIGHWIEETGHTDEMKHTANFYFSVSGQKAIHFSRVLPRVWLGSCPRQVEHVTIKMKHDLGITAVMNFQTECDVVNNSGGCRRNFGEAMTPETMMHLYKDCGLVYVWMPTPDMSTEGRIRMLPQAVFLLHGLLENGHTVYVHCNAGVGRSAAAVCGLLVYVLGYSLRKAQYLVAARRPAVYVDEEALLRAQADFTQKFGQLRSSVSHPHT, from the exons ATGAACCGTGTCTGTGGATCGGAGACGTGGAGCTGGCAGAGCCCTTCAAAGACTCACTGTGGTTCAAGTTTGTCCAAAGAGTCCGCGGCTCTTGTATCTTGGAag TCTCCTCCCTCACCAGGAAGTGGTCCGAGCCATGACCGGTGTTGTTCATATGACGAGAGGAACATTGTGGATGGAGTGTACTGCCATCCGATTGGTCACTGGATAGAGGAAACAGGACACACAGATGAGATGAAACACACCGCCAACTTCTACTTCAGTGTGTCCGGTCAGAAGGCCATTCACTTCTCCAG GGTGCTGCCACGCGTTTGGCTGGGAAGCTGCCCTCGACAGGTGGAACACGTGACGATAAAGATGAAGCACGACTTGGGCATCACGGCGGTGATGAACTTCCAGACAGAGTGCGATGTGGTGAACAACTCCGGCGGCTGCAGGCGCAACTTCGGTGAAGCCATGACACCGGAGACCATGATGCATCTGTACAAAGACTGCGGCCTGGTGTACGTGTGGATGCCCACGCCCGACATGAGCACGGAGG GTCGGATCCGGATGCTTCCCCAGGCTGTGTTCCTGCTGCACGGCCTCTTGGAGAACGGGCACACTGTCTACGTCCACTGTAACGCTGGCGTAGGCCGGTCGGCGGCAGCGGTGTGCGGCCTGCTGGTGTACGTCCTCGGCTACAGCCTGAGGAAGGCGCAGTACTTGGTGGCAGCCAGGAGGCCGGCAGTGTACGTCGACGAGGAGGCTTTGCTCCGGGCCCAGGCAGATTTCACTCAGAAGTTTGGACAACTACGATCCTCCGTCTCTCACCCGCACACATGA